The genomic window TGGTTTTACAGATCTACGCGCATGATTTTTCTAATTATACTGCTTGGGAATCATATGACACAGCTCCAGTTTCCTACTCAAGAAGGATAAAGAGCAGATTTTAGACTAATGAGCTTCATCAGGtcttttgttaatttattttaatagatttttttccagaACAAGGTTTAGTTTGACTGCTGTTCAACtagcggtcttcctcagagtggtcacgtgatgttcctgtgatgtgtctggtcagctgTCCGGtgaaggcaggacgacagcaccATCTGCTGTTTGACTTCTTCAGGGCAGTATCACAGGTGTGTGAGAATAAAAAAGCTGTGGGTGGATTGCCcatgggactttaaaccaggacgagggggcctttttactctcacacacctggaatacTGTAACGTTTTTGTTACACTTTATACTTCCAGTTAAATTTTCAGATACATAATACTTCTATGAACataatcataatgaacaaatagttggTTAATTGATATCTTTAAAACCTTACATTCAAACCCATTccttatgctttattaaggctaataaaGGTGTAGTTATTGAAAGTGGCACCCATCTATGTGTAGACTATATGAGATCCATGGCACTGACAGGAGTGGGCTGTGAATCTGCAGTTGGATGCCGTCCCAAAATGTATATTGTCATTCACTGTGGTGGACACTAAAATCATAGTCTCACACACAGAATATATTTGAGTGacagcagtggagcactttatTGTTGGATGTTATTGCTGCAGTTTTGATTAAAGTAGAGACTTGGAAACTTTATCATCTTTTTGCCAACATCCACCATCCTGTATTTACACCGGCCCAGGCCCTAGAATGTAccaatttattgtatttttgttactgTCTCAATCAGAGTTTTTGCATAGAgttctttaataaaaacaaaggtattagtttaaaaaaaaactcacaaattGTAGCAACATTGATTTTGCTCCCTGGACCTCAGTAAACTGTGATGTATAAATGAGAGGTGAAATGTTTATTTACCCAATCTCAGACCAAACAGGAGGTCTAAGGGTGGTCTGCACACTAATGCTTTTCTATTGTGTTTCTGGGTTTTTGGCCGATTTAGCAAGTTCCTCTCGAATGGATGAAAGAGACAGATGTAGACAGTGTTGAAAGAAGAAATGAGTGTAAGACATAGGCTTTTTTCCTATTTCTTTGTGATTGATCTTTTGACTTAGATCTTTTGTATTTCTGTCTCAATTTATACTGAGCGCTACAGTGTTCTATCAACTAGACTCATTGAGCATGCTCAGACTGTCTCCACTGTGCCCTGTGGGACAGTGGTTGAGAAGAGGGGCAGGGTGGTCCAGAGCTGGTCTCATCCTGTGGAGCTCTGGCCTGGGGCAGATGGTCCTGTCTGGGGACTTCCAAATGATAAAGGATTTGTGATCATTTAAAAATTCTGATGACCATGAAaaatcaaccaatgatgtttttatgtcagGAGTGAGATTCGAGCTgtcaaccttctgatcagtattaacctttatttttaaattgaatCTCTTCTAACAAAGGCCTCCATAGTGAATCCCCAGTGATCATCAGCCCTGTAGCTCCGTGCACAGTACTCTTTACCTCCTaaacatattgtattttattagatGCAGGTTGGGCCATTCCTTTAGGCTTTACAAGCAATTATGATAATGCTGCAGTTGTAGAGCTGTTTCCCGGTTTGGTTAAAACAGGAAGAgatgtacagtatatacagaGGAGAAATGTAAGAAGGAAAAGTGTAGGCTTACATGATTTCAAATGCAAATTTATTAATGCAATGATTTAaaaaattcagtataaaaaagtataaaaaatggctataaaattgaaattgtaataattgttgaattgtctaaaaaagtaatttaagtAAAATCATTGTTCtaaaactatataaaactaGAAGCTTATGTCTCCAACCAAGGGTGACGCAGAAGCTCCTCAAACGAGGGCCTGTCATTAGGGTTTTTGGCCAGGCAAGATTTAAGGAAATGCCGACATTCTGAAACACAAAAAAGGGAAAAGGTtaggaaataaatataaaccaaGTTCTTCATCTCAAAATACACTTGACATGTTTATGttgtaatatataaatgtaatatcttACCTTCTGACAGGCCCGAGCCGAAGcgtctcttcctcctcaggtAGCAGTGGGTATTAAAGGCCCTGAGATGGAGGAGGTCGTAGAGCAGCGTGCCCAGATGAAAGACTGTGGTGGGCTCAGCTCTGTACGCTTTACAGGAATACCACTCAGGAGGCGCTTTACTGAATGTCCCTGAAATCACAATATCAGTTATGATACTTACTCTgctttttacactttattacTCATTACTGTTGAAAATAGTACTTAAGAGAAGATGAAATACCTGCATAATAATCATAGGTGCCTTCCTTGACTAGACAACCACAGCCAAAGTCAATGACCCGTGCTTTGGGGTAGCTGTGGTTCGTCTCCACTAGAATATTCTCTAGTTTCAAGTCGCGGTGGAACACGTCGCTGTTATGCATTTGGATGGAGGCTTCCACCATCTGCTTCAGAATTACTtttgcctcctcttcctccagcaCTCCTCCTTTGGCATCTTTATAATCTAGCAAGTCCACTGCGGGATAAGGCCGTTCCATCACGAGGATGAGCTCCTCTGGAAGCTCATAACAGTCCAGTAAAGAGACCACGGCCGGGCAGTTCCCCTGGGACACTTTAGCCATAAGAGCCACCTCATCGATGATGTTGTATTCCACGCCATTCTGCACCTGAAAAACACCAAAGCATTTTACTCATAATGCTCACTttaatctgtttgttttggttaaagGTATATAATTTCACCTACCACTTTTTTATAGAAGACTTTGTCTCGTGGAATGTGCTTGATGGCCACCTGTAACAGTACAAATGTTAGTGCTTTATATTTTGGGATATTTTGGTGTCATTTTGAAAGTTATAATAGTCGTAATAAATGCTTACAATGGAGGCGTCATGCAGACATATGCCGGCAAACACAGAGCCGAAGCCTCCGCTGCCCAGATTGTGCAGCTCAATGTACTTCGACTCAAAGTCAGCTCTGCTGGTGCTGACCTGGTAGTTGACATCGTAAAGTTCATCCTCAGGAGAACTGCAGCTCTCAGGAGGACTGCAGGTCTGAGGAGGACTGCAGGTCTGAGAACTGCAGGTCTGAGGAGGACTGCAGGTCTGAGGAGAACTGCAGCTCTCGGGCAAACTCTCAAGTTTGGCCTTTTTGAGTTCGACGTTGGGCTCAAACTCGGCTTTCCGTTTCCTTTGTACCTTGGTCTGTCCCTCCACAGGGACACAGGTGTCAGTGCCTAACACAACAATATGATCATTAGTGAAAACTGCTCATACCAGTGTCTAAACTGACACTAACACTGAAAATCTATAATATTGTGGTATTGTAACTGAATTTCTGCATTTTGAGTCTGAagtctggctctctgctccataAATCCTGACATACCTGAACTTTTTGCACTGTCCTCCTGCTCAGAGGTCCAACGCCTCTTTTTAGCACGTTGTGGCATCATTGTCTGCACTTTGGTTTAGTTTGCCAAAGTACTTTCACTGTTTATTTGCTCTGTGTGAGAAGTGTGTCTGCTCTCGACGAAGGTTTGGTATCGACTGGTTCAGATCCAGTCTGAACCAGACTAGGTAAACTCCACGGTgactttatgacatcactgaTCATCGTCACGGCACCAGAGATTctagaatttggagcatttgttCTTTGGAACTGGTCTTAGTTTTAACTtggacatttatttacatttaaattattaaaatatgtttttataatcaatctgtttttaatgatataACTATTGCATTTCTcaattgttttgcattttttatactATTCTTTATGTCCCatagtgtttatattgtgtttggatttagtcaaaatgtatttttccgCTGCATACATATTATTACTTTTCAAGAATATTAATACTTTTCTATTTACTTTACCTCAATATCACAACAGTCTGTGTATGAAACTACAAAGTTATGTGTcagtacaaaaatgcaaaaatggcACAATGTTTTCTCTTGGTGATCTTATTTCTTCTCATCTCCGGTGATCTTCGGCCCCACCTCTTCTCCGTTTGATAATAAAGATGACACTTGTCTGTACTATAGTAGTGAAGTTTAGCAGTTGAGAGTTAAGAGATTTGCCAAAAGAAACGTGGACCAATTACTGATACTTGAGGCACAGCTATGAAAATGTACAGTGGCACAGCTGGTAGAGCTCGCCCTTCAACCAGAGGGTTAAAATTTAATCTTGAATCtcgttcttgttgctgttgtgtcttgGTGCATTTAACCCTTGTCATCCACTCCAGTCACAGTATAAAGTGGCTGGTTATATCTTGAGGGAAATCTTGAATAATCTGCTaatcactgtttttattgtggCTACCCCTGGACAAAAAGCACTGCTAATCTTGAACAAactaattaatacaaaaaaacatttcagttccATCATATTCTGTttgaaatcaaattaaatattgtcTGTAGTCATCTCAAGGAGCTCAACTCATTTAACATTAGACTTTAGCATCTTGTATGTTTTTTCTGCTGCTCTTTTACCTGCCAAAGTGCATTTATACAAAGTGTTTTTACTGGTGTGATTGTGACGAACCTCTGCCTCGTGTGGAACAGTTTACTCCTGGTCTTAATGACTGTAATTTCacggtaaataaacaaaacaaaacagccttTGCGAACATTTGTAAAGCCTTAGACaaaatctctttctttctgttaaGTGCAGGTTAAATGGTCCCTCCTTATATTGGACCAGCTCTTGACCCTGATATTTACTGATTCTGATCTGCAGATTTTAGATTTAATGTACACAGTTCTGGTCTAAGTCTCTCACGCAAAGTACAAAATGTTACTGAGCCTAGATATCATCTGTTAAGACGTCAGTTTCCCCAAGTTAGGTGTGTAAAATGATATTGTATGCGTTAAGCGTAGAACAGTAAGGTTAAGTAAGGACAGACCTGCAACATCCACAGTGAAAAGTTACTATTATTTTAATTCAAACTTTAATCCCAGTTTCATTTGCCATTCAGTACTAATTGCTGCTGTTTACATGTGTTTGTTAACAGTTTAAGATACGAACTGGTACACATTGTcagaaatgcaaacaaatataaaacatttttatttaatatacacaacttttaaacttctttctgtgtgtgttcttctgTTTAGATGTTGTAACCCACCTCTTGTCAGGCTGTACCCATTCCACAACAACTACAATAAGAGTGACCAGTGAGAATAGTtgcacacattttgaacatCCACTGTCCCACCTGTGCCTTTAATAAAAAGTTTGGCTGATTCTGTGTCTTTGAACTCAGTGCTTCTATCCAAAGTTACTGTATTGTCAGTGAGTCAGTGACGCAACCTACAATGTGACCTCTTCTTTTCAAAATGGCCCAAAAACTGAATGATGTAAATGTCTTGTATTTCCTACAGTcactcctgtgtcctgtgtttgaACATTGGCTCCTGGTCCCGTGTGAAGTGTCTCCCTCTGAACCTCTCCACAGGGTTTTGAAGTTCACTCCAGCTCGAGTGAAAACTATTTGGCTTCTGACTCATAGGTTTGTGTAATATCCTCATGTggtttgaatgtatttatttactattgCCTAATAAATAACACATACTTAATGTACTTACACACAACAGCACAATGACAGTGATTATTTaggccagatgcccttccagtcaTAACTTGTCAAACTGTTGACAAGCCTATTAGTGTGTAAACTCTACAAGCccctatacttttttttttttttttaatccctaTTGGAATtcataatataaacaaacaaaactttattttaatcataattattttcATGGTatttacaaacagaaaatacatttgggTTGTAGTATATGTAAGCAATAATTCAAAACCCATTAAGAAGTTATATAAAAGGCagcattataaatacaaatgtaaatacaactataacatttcaaaatggcctaaaattgtgttaaaatagtgATGAAGATGCTGGACTagtgtaaaagtgtgtgtgacGTAGACACTGTTCTAATCTGTTGTGACCTTGTAGTAAATGTCTGTTTGCTATGATGATCCCTCTGTTTGATTCCTTTCCATTGTGATTGTGTCTGAAGTGTTTAAGACTCGCTCTGTCTTTGGGACGTCCCGTGTTGCCCTGTGAACTATCATCAGCTCTATTCCTGCTCAGCCCTGGGACGTCCGCGCTCAGAGTAGACCCCATCGTCCCGGGATACTGTTACCCTGCACCTGTCCCCCTGCGTCTCTCTGCGACACGCCTGTCCTGCTGCAGTGGGGATAATCGCTGATTTGGCACACTTACAGTAACAACATACCAAGGTCCGCTTTCACGCACCCACCGGGCGTCCTATCAGTGTGGGGACACGGGTGTACCCAAATATGATCGTATGTCAATAGGAAAGAATCAATAAAGTAGGACAGAAGTAAAGAAGAAATATTTGAGGAAGTTTCTAGTATTGATGTTCTCTTTGccaatttaaacttttaaactttcctg from Periophthalmus magnuspinnatus isolate fPerMag1 chromosome 22, fPerMag1.2.pri, whole genome shotgun sequence includes these protein-coding regions:
- the LOC117390870 gene encoding serine/threonine-protein kinase pim-1-like, with product MPQRAKKRRWTSEQEDSAKSSGTDTCVPVEGQTKVQRKRKAEFEPNVELKKAKLESLPESCSSPQTCSPPQTCSSQTCSPPQTCSPPESCSSPEDELYDVNYQVSTSRADFESKYIELHNLGSGGFGSVFAGICLHDASIVAIKHIPRDKVFYKKVVQNGVEYNIIDEVALMAKVSQGNCPAVVSLLDCYELPEELILVMERPYPAVDLLDYKDAKGGVLEEEEAKVILKQMVEASIQMHNSDVFHRDLKLENILVETNHSYPKARVIDFGCGCLVKEGTYDYYAGTFSKAPPEWYSCKAYRAEPTTVFHLGTLLYDLLHLRAFNTHCYLRRKRRFGSGLSEECRHFLKSCLAKNPNDRPSFEELLRHPWLET